The Haliaeetus albicilla chromosome 19, bHalAlb1.1, whole genome shotgun sequence genome has a segment encoding these proteins:
- the TEAD4 gene encoding transcriptional enhancer factor TEF-3 isoform X3, whose translation MQSMATMSSAQIISATAFHSKMALPGLPRPAYPAVSGFWQGALPGQAGSSQDVKPFSQQPYAVQPPLPLPGFESPTGLSPSPSAPAWQGRRVASSKLWMLEFSAFLEQQQDQDTYNKHLFVHIGQSSPSYNDPYLEAVDIRQIYDKFPEKKGGLKELFERGPANAFFLVKFWADLNTNIEDESRSFYGVSSQYESPENMVITCSTKVCSFGKQVVEKVETEYARYENGHYSYRIHRSPLCEYMINFIHKLKHLPEKYMMNSVLENFTILQVGLSTVFVGAWKHVSPMQEFTVVVTNRDTQETLLCIAYVFEVSTSDHGAQHHIYRLVKD comes from the exons ATGCAGAGTATGGCTACAATGTCATCTGCACAGATTATCTCTGCAACTGCCTTCCATAGTAAAATGGCCTTGCCTGGTCTCCCACGACCAGCCTACCCTGCTGTTTCTGGG TTTTGGCAAGGAGCTTTGCCAGGCCAAGCCGGATCTTCCCAAGA CGTGAAACCTTTTTCTCAACAACCTTATGCTGTACAGCCTCCGCTGCCATTACCAG GGTTTGAGTCTCCTACTGGCCTCTCGCCTTCCCCATCAGCACCAGCTTGGCAAGGACGAAGGGTTGCTAGCTCCAAACTTTGGATGTTAGAATTCTCTGCATTCTTGGAACAACAACAAGACCAAGATACA TATAACAAACACCTGTTTGTGCACATTGGGCAGTCAAGCCCCAGCTACAATGACCCCTACCTCGAGGCAGTGGATATCCGGCAGATCTATGACAAGTTCCCTGAGAAAAAAGGAGGCCTGAAGGAGCTCTTTGAAAGGGGGCCAGCTAATGCCTTCTTCCTCGTCAAATTCTGG gctGATTTGAACACCAATATTGAAGATGAATCCAGGTCTTTCTATGGCGTTTCCAGCCAATATGAGAGCCCAGAAAACATGGTCATTACCTGTTCCACCAAAGTGTGTTCCTTTGGAAAGCAGGTGGTGGAGAAAGTGGAG ACAGAGTATGCACGCTATGAAAATGGACACTATTCCTATCGCATTCACCGTTCCCCTCTCTGCGAATACATGATAAACTTCATTCATAAACTCAAGCACCTTCCTGAGAAGTATATGATGAACAGTGTGCTGGAGAACTTTACTATCTTACAGGTGGGACTTTCAACTGTTTTCGTTGGAGCTTGGAAACATGTGAGCCCCATGCAGGAGTTCACTGTT GTTGTGACAAACAGGGACACACAGGAGACCTTGCTGTGCATAGCATATGTTTTTGAGGTGTCAACTAGTGACCATGGTGCCCAGCATCACATCTACCGGCTGGTGAAGGACTAG
- the TEAD4 gene encoding transcriptional enhancer factor TEF-3 isoform X4: protein MDQAAKDKAMQSMATMSSAQIISATAFHSKMALPGLPRPAYPAVSGFWQGALPGQAGSSQDVKPFSQQPYAVQPPLPLPGFESPTGLSPSPSAPAWQGRRVASSKLWMLEFSAFLEQQQDQDTYNKHLFVHIGQSSPSYNDPYLEAVDIRQIYDKFPEKKGGLKELFERGPANAFFLVKFWADLNTNIEDESRSFYGVSSQYESPENMVITCSTKVCSFGKQVVEKVETEYARYENGHYSYRIHRSPLCEYMINFIHKLKHLPEKYMMNSVLENFTILQVGLSTVFVGAWKHVSPMQEFTVVVTNRDTQETLLCIAYVFEVSTSDHGAQHHIYRLVKD from the exons GATCAGGCAGCTAAAGATAAAGCCATGCAGAGTATGGCTACAATGTCATCTGCACAGATTATCTCTGCAACTGCCTTCCATAGTAAAATGGCCTTGCCTGGTCTCCCACGACCAGCCTACCCTGCTGTTTCTGGG TTTTGGCAAGGAGCTTTGCCAGGCCAAGCCGGATCTTCCCAAGA CGTGAAACCTTTTTCTCAACAACCTTATGCTGTACAGCCTCCGCTGCCATTACCAG GGTTTGAGTCTCCTACTGGCCTCTCGCCTTCCCCATCAGCACCAGCTTGGCAAGGACGAAGGGTTGCTAGCTCCAAACTTTGGATGTTAGAATTCTCTGCATTCTTGGAACAACAACAAGACCAAGATACA TATAACAAACACCTGTTTGTGCACATTGGGCAGTCAAGCCCCAGCTACAATGACCCCTACCTCGAGGCAGTGGATATCCGGCAGATCTATGACAAGTTCCCTGAGAAAAAAGGAGGCCTGAAGGAGCTCTTTGAAAGGGGGCCAGCTAATGCCTTCTTCCTCGTCAAATTCTGG gctGATTTGAACACCAATATTGAAGATGAATCCAGGTCTTTCTATGGCGTTTCCAGCCAATATGAGAGCCCAGAAAACATGGTCATTACCTGTTCCACCAAAGTGTGTTCCTTTGGAAAGCAGGTGGTGGAGAAAGTGGAG ACAGAGTATGCACGCTATGAAAATGGACACTATTCCTATCGCATTCACCGTTCCCCTCTCTGCGAATACATGATAAACTTCATTCATAAACTCAAGCACCTTCCTGAGAAGTATATGATGAACAGTGTGCTGGAGAACTTTACTATCTTACAGGTGGGACTTTCAACTGTTTTCGTTGGAGCTTGGAAACATGTGAGCCCCATGCAGGAGTTCACTGTT GTTGTGACAAACAGGGACACACAGGAGACCTTGCTGTGCATAGCATATGTTTTTGAGGTGTCAACTAGTGACCATGGTGCCCAGCATCACATCTACCGGCTGGTGAAGGACTAG